One segment of Panulirus ornatus isolate Po-2019 chromosome 2, ASM3632096v1, whole genome shotgun sequence DNA contains the following:
- the LOC139759009 gene encoding uncharacterized protein, which yields MASAAETRIILSFLILIKLASGRWSDHSPTDKAAVPPDVAARVAGKSVDVLQGVPRARLGVAVAREFLRLLHDYTHRFTRETTDFEASILARDSVKLGLMAYMGYQGEQECMERTVCEAGEIAGRYYPSTSLVLTAINYMVPGYIRSLLEVARDAAQGVSCGYYRCGSLPHYQREGAAVT from the exons ATGGCGTCAGCGGCAGAAACCAGAATAATCTTGAGTTTCTTAATTCTAATCAAATTGGCG AGTGGTCGCTGGTCTGACCATAGTCCCACGGATAAAGCGGCCGTACCTCCCGATGTGGCGGCGCGCGTCGCCGGCAAGTCGGTGGACGTCTTGCAAGGAGTACCCCGCGCCAGGCTGGGCGTGGCAGTGGCGCGGGAGTTCCTGCGGCTGCTGCATGACTACACCCACCGCTTCACGAGAGAGACGACGGACTTTGAGGCGTCCATACTGGCCAGGGATTCTGTGAAGCTCGGACTCATGGCTTATATGG GTTACCAGGGGGAGCAGGAGTGCATGGAGCGAACAGTGTGTGAAGCTGGGGAGATAGCGGGCAGGTACTACCCCAGTACCTCCCTGGTGCTGACGGCCATTAATTACATGGTGCCGGGCTACATTAGGAGCCTCCTGGAGGTGGCCAGGGACGCCGCACAGGGAGTGTCCTGTGGCTACTACAG gtgtGGTAGTCTTCCTCACTACCAGAGGGAAGGCGCAGCTGTAACTTAG